In the genome of Arachis stenosperma cultivar V10309 chromosome 6, arast.V10309.gnm1.PFL2, whole genome shotgun sequence, the window ATAATTGATGCAAAATTGAATCAAGTTGGGTGGTGGGGGCTTAGTAGTGACCGAAAAGTTTGACTCTGatatgatattttatttatttataaactcCCAAAAAtggaaaaaccaaaataaacaGCAGCTCACAAGAACGACAATGCAAACCCAAGCATCATTCCCCTGCTCTTTAATCACACAAAAAATTGTATCACTCCTTTTCACAATCCTCCTCCTTTTCGAACAACCATCCACCGCCAAGAAGCACCACTCGCCATGTCCCCCTTCTTCCTGCGGCCAAATCCGCAACATAACCTACCCATTCCGACTCAAAGGCGACCCAAGCCACTGCGGCAACAAAAGGTACGAACTCGAATGCGATAGCAACAACGCCACAGTGCTAACTCTCTTCTCAGGTAACTACCACGTGCACCACATCGATTACAAGAATTACAGCATCAAGTTGAGTGATGCGGGTCTCAGCGACAACGCTAATTGTTCATTTATCCCTCGCAATTTCTTATATGACAGCAGTTTCAAGTTCGCCGTCGGCCCCGACGATTTCGGATCGCAACCGTTCACTTTAAACAATTTCGATCCAGATACAGTAGACACTTTCGATCCATCAAGAGTAGCGTATTTTAACTGCACCGATGCAGTAACTGACGACGCTGCCTATGTGAAGGTAGATATAACCGCAAGTCGTTGTAGTGCCTTGGGCTTAGGGCATGTGTATGTAATGGTGGGAGCATCGTACAGTGTGACTGAAATCAAGGTTGGGTGCAGTTTGATGGTGGCTACGTTTACGGATAAGGTTCCGGCGGAGATCGGAGAAGGGAATAACAACGTTTCTTATGAGGAGATCCGGAAGGTGGTTGGCGAAGGGTTTAGCGTCTCTTGGTTGCCGGCGGTTTGCGAGGAGAAGTGTGGAAAGAAGACAAATTGCAAGGTGGTCAATGTTTCGACTGGAGAAGTCCAATGTGACAGGCGCTATTGCCACTACGCTTACCATACAACCGATAAGTGCGGTATGTGAACATtcatttataaatattattaatattaatattaattaattaatgatttattttcattttaatagGAATATCTCAGTTATACGTGTTTTCTTTAGTTGCAATCCATTTATATAAGAGAAAGTTTAATTTAAGTGACTCATAGTATTTTACCTTACATATAATATCAGATCCatttttattctctttctttcaaagaaaaaaaagaactaTTTGCCATGTAGTATAACTTGGAAAAAAAAAGttgtatgtaaaaaaaaattatatccaTTCTTAAGATGAAACAAAATCATAtagatatattatttttacaCTTTAAATGATTCTATATAGtcatttgaaaataaaattattttaatggCCAAAAGAGTAAAACTAAATCAATCtatttatgtataaaaaatgcagttaaaagaaaaatgtattgggtttttttttttcccccttttttggGGGGTCTGActtgtatattaaaattttataatcatATTATCTTAAATATCCTCTTCCATTAATTAGCTTCACAAACTGATCATATTTGACTAACTGACCTGTTTTTCCATGGTCTATAACAGTATAACGTGTACACGCACGGAAAGTAGATAGGAGACATAGGAGACGGCTTGTCATAGTTTGATCTTACGTATATACTTGTTGTTGACTATGATTATATGATTATATCAGCTCATCGTTAGGCAATGGTTAaagtcatttaaattttttattcacaaATATTATAATCAATTGACAAGCAGATAATATGTCTCAACTTAGTCGACCTAATCAAATATGGTTCATATTATCATATagcatttatttatttattttaatcatttttatcaTTTGCTGATATAAATTATTGTTGTTTTGAATATTATAGGAATTGCAGAACAGGCTATCGGTTATGCTCGAGGTAAGATCGTAAGGATATTCCTTCTTCCTATCATTTTTTATCCTTTTAAtctatatttaataaaatgttGATATATTTAAAGTACGAATTGAAGTATAACTGAAAAGAATGAAGTCTGAATATGATGATTGACAATGGTTAGTGGATCACTGGCGTATGTATAATAATAATGAACATAATAGACACGTTATGTCTATCATTGCTTTTTTCCCCCtggtatatatatgtattaagTCTATTTTTCTTTCCTTGATTCCTTTTGCAGCTTATCTCAGAGGCATTGTATTTGGTAAGTTTATCTACATTTTGAAATGTTTATTTGCATCATTTAGTAAGGAGAGGCGATGTGTTAAACTCTGCTGTCTAACTcgtgttaattaattaaatctaGCATGAATTAGTTTACTCATATACTCACATATTCATGGAAGGCAtctaatgtttttttttttaatgtatatacTTATCTATGAAGTACATACACTTTTCTGATTCGCCTTGTTTGCGTGTCGACATATTTCGGACACGACACTTATCGACACTCGTCCGACACGCGTGTTTTCGGTGTCCAACTGTGTcttaattaaaaagtaaaaaattctTCTCCAGACACGCTTGAACACGGCTAAATATCATCATGTGTCAGTATGTCTAACTTTATTCTTAACATGTATTCTTGAAATGAGTTtagaaatagtatatattattaatttttaaaaataaaaaatattttaaatactttatataattaaaaataactaaaaaattaatttatattttaatatcaataaaataccaaaatatcattacaatttatttaaaaaaactttatattttatatatatgccGTGTCTCTGtcttataaaaatttcaaattcatGTGTCCGCGTGTCCCATGTCGTGTCGTGTCTCATGTTTGTGTCAATGTCGATGCATCATAGATGCTTATGCATGTTTGTGAACTAACCCGTTGGCCTATTTGAAAGAAGGTTACCTTGCCTAATGATCAATTATGGGTGCAGGATTAGGAAGTAGAATAACATTCAGCACAAGAAACCTGGGCAACCCAGTTGGGCTGGAATATTTTGATGGGGGAATATTCATTGGTAGAAATATTATACCAGTAATACTTGTAACTAGATACGTACTAGGAGTTGTAGTTCTACTTTCAGTATTGATCTACATATGGCGACGAAGACATTGGTCAATATATGGAAacattgaacattttttgctaGACAGCAATCTAAATCCCATAAGGTATGAATACAATGAAATCAAGAAAATGAGTGGTGGTTTCAAAGTGAAATTGGGTAAAGGTGGCTTTGGGGCTGTATACAAAGGAAAACTTCGTAGTGGTCCTGATGTAGCGATAAAGATGTTGAACGAATCCAATGCTAATGGCCAAGACTTCATCAACGACGTTGCTACAATTGGAAGAATACATCATGTTAATGTGGTACGTCTTGTTGGATATTGTGTCGAGAAGAAAAAGCGTGCTCTGGTGTATGAATTCATGCCTAATGGATCATTGGATAAATACATTTTCGCCAAGGAAGGGACTGTGCCTTTGAGTTACGAGAAGATGTATGAAATATCTCTTGGAGTGGCTCGTGGAATTGCGTATTTACATCAAGGTTGTGATATGCAAATTCTACATTTTGATATCAAGCCGCATAATATTCTTCTAGATGACAACTTCGTCCCAAAGGTATCTGATTTTGGACTTGCGAAGCTATATCCCGTGGATGATAGCACTGTCACTTTGACTGCAGCAAGAGGAACTTTAGGCTACATGGCTCCGGAGTTGTTCTACAAAAACATTGGAGGAGTATCTTATAAGGCTGATGTCTATAGTTTTGGAATGCTTTTGATGGAAATGGCAAGTAGGAGGAGGAATTCAAATCCTAATGCCGATGAATCAAGCCAATTTTACTTCCCATTTTGGATACATGATCAGCTTTATGAAGAGAGAGAGATTGAAATCGAAGATGCCTCAGAGGAGGAAAAGAGTCTAGTTAAAAAGATGTTCTTAGTTGCACTTTGGTGCATACAACTAAAGCCTAGTGATCGTCCTTCGATGAACAAGGTAGTAGAGATGCTGGAAGGGGATAACGACGGCAGTCTTGCATTGCCTCCAAAGCCTTCTTTCTATTCACATGAAGCTTCTAGATATGTTAAGGAGGTCAATTCCAGCCAAGCGTCGAGCTCGAGCATGAATTCCTCTGGTACTAGTTATCTTGGTGAAACCACAACTGACTATTCAATGGAGGA includes:
- the LOC130935031 gene encoding LEAF RUST 10 DISEASE-RESISTANCE LOCUS RECEPTOR-LIKE PROTEIN KINASE-like 2.1 isoform X1 yields the protein MIFYLFINSQKWKNQNKQQLTRTTMQTQASFPCSLITQKIVSLLFTILLLFEQPSTAKKHHSPCPPSSCGQIRNITYPFRLKGDPSHCGNKRYELECDSNNATVLTLFSGNYHVHHIDYKNYSIKLSDAGLSDNANCSFIPRNFLYDSSFKFAVGPDDFGSQPFTLNNFDPDTVDTFDPSRVAYFNCTDAVTDDAAYVKVDITASRCSALGLGHVYVMVGASYSVTEIKVGCSLMVATFTDKVPAEIGEGNNNVSYEEIRKVVGEGFSVSWLPAVCEEKCGKKTNCKVVNVSTGEVQCDRRYCHYAYHTTDKCGIAEQAIGYARAYLRGIVFGLGSRITFSTRNLGNPVGLEYFDGGIFIGRNIIPVILVTRYVLGVVVLLSVLIYIWRRRHWSIYGNIEHFLLDSNLNPIRYEYNEIKKMSGGFKVKLGKGGFGAVYKGKLRSGPDVAIKMLNESNANGQDFINDVATIGRIHHVNVVRLVGYCVEKKKRALVYEFMPNGSLDKYIFAKEGTVPLSYEKMYEISLGVARGIAYLHQGCDMQILHFDIKPHNILLDDNFVPKVSDFGLAKLYPVDDSTVTLTAARGTLGYMAPELFYKNIGGVSYKADVYSFGMLLMEMASRRRNSNPNADESSQFYFPFWIHDQLYEEREIEIEDASEEEKSLVKKMFLVALWCIQLKPSDRPSMNKVVEMLEGDNDGSLALPPKPSFYSHEASRYVKEVNSSQASSSSMNSSGTSYLGETTTDYSMEDDD
- the LOC130935031 gene encoding rust resistance kinase Lr10-like isoform X2, translating into MVGASYSVTEIKVGCSLMVATFTDKVPAEIGEGNNNVSYEEIRKVVGEGFSVSWLPAVCEEKCGKKTNCKVVNVSTGEVQCDRRYCHYAYHTTDKCGIAEQAIGYARAYLRGIVFGLGSRITFSTRNLGNPVGLEYFDGGIFIGRNIIPVILVTRYVLGVVVLLSVLIYIWRRRHWSIYGNIEHFLLDSNLNPIRYEYNEIKKMSGGFKVKLGKGGFGAVYKGKLRSGPDVAIKMLNESNANGQDFINDVATIGRIHHVNVVRLVGYCVEKKKRALVYEFMPNGSLDKYIFAKEGTVPLSYEKMYEISLGVARGIAYLHQGCDMQILHFDIKPHNILLDDNFVPKVSDFGLAKLYPVDDSTVTLTAARGTLGYMAPELFYKNIGGVSYKADVYSFGMLLMEMASRRRNSNPNADESSQFYFPFWIHDQLYEEREIEIEDASEEEKSLVKKMFLVALWCIQLKPSDRPSMNKVVEMLEGDNDGSLALPPKPSFYSHEASRYVKEVNSSQASSSSMNSSGTSYLGETTTDYSMEDDD